The genomic window CCGGGGCCCCGTCGCCGTCGCAAACGCCGCCACCGGTCGCCGCCATCATCCCCGATCCCGAAGGGCTTTCCACCCATGCCACTGGTCCCGATCGTCATCGAACGGAGCGGCCGCGAAGAGCGGGCGATGGATATCTATTCCCGCCTGCTCCAGGACCGCATCATCATCCTGGGGACCGCGATCGACGACAACGTCGCGAACCTGATCGTCGCCCAGATGCTCGTCCTGGCCCACCAGGACGCCAAGGCCGATATCCACCTCTACATCAACAGCCCCGGCGGCAGCGTCACCGCGGGCATGGCCATCTACGACACGATGCAGTGGGTCCCCTGCGACGTGGCCACCTACTGCATCGGCCAGTGCGCCAGCATGGGCTCGCTCCTGCTGACGGCCGGCGCCAAGGGGAAGCGGAACGCCCTGCCCCACAGCCGGATCATGATCCACCAGCCGCTCGCCGGCATGGAAGGCACGGCCACCGAGATCCTCATCCATGCGGAGGAGTTCATCCGCATGAAGAAGCAGCTCAACGGGATCTACAACAAGCACACCGGCCAGACCCTGGAGAAGCTCCAGGAGGACACCGACCGCGACCGCTTCATGGGCCCGGACGAGGCCAAGGAATACGGCCTGATCGACAACGTCGTCGATCGCGCCCCGATGTTCCCGGCCAACCCCGAGCGCGTCTGATCGGTCCCGAGAGGCCGCCCGCCACAGATCGCGACGAATCCCGGAGCCCGACCGTCATCCCGCCGGTCGGGCTTCGTCCTGCGCGGACCCGGCCAGCTCGCGGAGGACGGGCTCATTGGCCTCCGGGAAGCGGAGCGTCTCCAGCTCGTCGGGTCGGACCCAGCGGTATTCATGGCCCGGGCCCGGCTCCGCCGACGGGTCGACCGGCTCGCAGTCGAACACATGGAGCCGGACGAGGCCGTGCGGGTAGCGGTGCTCGATGACGTGGCGGAGCCGGCCGACGACGACGGCCAGGCCGGTCTCCTCCAGGCATTCGCGGGCGACGGCCGCCTCGGGGGCCTCGCCGGGCTCGCACTTGCCGCCCGGGAATTCCCAGTAGCCCGCGTAGACGGCCCCCCGCGGACGCCTCTGCACGTAGAAGCGGCCCCCGCGGCGGATGAGCCCGATCCCGACCAGGGTCGGCGCCTCGGGGCGACCGGCTCCCGCGTCGCTCACAGCTTGCCGGCCTTGCTCGCCTCGATGGCCCGGCCGGGGGAGCCCATGACGTTGTAGCCGCAGTCGACGTGGAGGATCTCGCCGGTGATGCCGCTGGCCAGGTCGGAGAGCAGGAACATGCCGGCCGAGCCGACCTCGGCGCGGTCGATGTTCCGCTGCATCGGCGAGACGGCCTCGTACAGCCCGGCCAGGGCGTCGGCGTCGCCGACGGCGGAGGCGGCCAGCGTCTTCACCGGGCCGGCCGAGACGGCGTTGACCCGGATCTTCTTGGGCCCGAGGTCGTAGGCCAGGTACTTCACCGACGCGTCGAGCGCCGCCTTGCAGACGCCCATCATGTTGTACCCAGACACCACGCGCTCGCCGCCGAGGTAGGTGAGCGTGAGGATGGAGCCGCCCTCGGGCATGAACCGGGCGGCGTTCCGCGAGACGGCCACCAGCGAGTAGACGCTGATGTCCATCGCGGTCTTGAACCCGTCCCGGCTGGACTCCACGAACGGGCACTTGATGTCGGCGATCGGGGCGAAGGCGATCGAGTGGAGCACGAAGTCGAGCGAGCCGAACGCCTCGGCGGTCTTGTCGAACGCCGACGCCACGTCCTCGTCCTTCTGGACGTCGCAGGGGACCAGGACCTTGGCGCCGATCGGGTCGGTCAGCTTGCGGACGCGCCGCTCCATCTTCTCGCCGGGGAGGTGGGTGAAGCCGACTTCCGCCCCCTCCTCGATGAGCTTCTGGGAGATCGCCCAGGCGATGCTGTAGTCGTTGGCTACGCCCAGGACGAGCCCCTTTTTCCCCGAGAAGATCCCCATCCCCGACCCCTTTCCCTCGCGGGCCCGACCGGCCCGTCGGCGCTGCCTCGATCCCGGATCACGAAGTTGTAAAATACCCGGACGCATGGGCCCGCTCAACATCGAGTTTCGCCGCGGGGGGGCATCGACTTGCCGGGAAGGACGCGCGGATTCGTGGCATGGCTGACGAGGCCCAGGGGCCCGCTCCTCTCCGCGGGCAACCTCGCCCTGGCGGCGGTCGCCGTCGGGGCCGTCCTGAGGGTCTCCGAGTTCCTCGGGTTCCGCCAGCTCTACCTGGACGAGCGGCTCCTCCTGGAGAACATCGTCGGCCGGGCCCCGTTCGACTTCCATCACGTCCTCGAGAACGACCAGATGGCCCCGCCGGGGTTCCTGGTGATCGAGCGCCTGCTCGTGCACCTGCCGTTCCACGTCCTGGCGACGGCCCGCCTGTTCCCCCTGCTCTGCGGCCTCGCCTCCCTCCTCCTGATGGCCCCCGCGGCGCGTCGGTACCTCGACCCGCGCGCCGTGCCGATCGCCGTCGCGACGCTGGCGCTGGGGGATCACCTGCTCTACTACTCGGCCGAGATCAAGCAGTATTCCTGCGACCTGATGATCGCCCTGCTGGCCTTGATCCTCGCGGCCCCTTCGCCCGGGGCCGCGGCCCCCGGCCAACCGGCAGACACCCTTTCATCTCGGCGACTCCGGGCCCTGGCCGCCTTCGGCGTGATCGCCCCGTGGTTCTCCTTCACGGTCCTCTTCCTGCTCGCCGGGATCGGCCTGCGGCTCCTCGCCGTCTCGATCGGGACGCGAGACCGGCGAAAGGTCCTGTCTGTGGTCGGCGTCGGCGCCGCCTGGGTGCTGAGCCTCGGCGGCTGCGTCCTGCTCTCGCGGTCGATCCTGAGCAGCCGGGATTTCATCTGGATCTGGTGGAACTTCGCCTTCCTGCCGATCCCTCCGCATTCCCTCGCCGACGCCCAGCTCGTGGCGGAGTCGGTGGCGAACGTGTTCATCAACCCCGGCAGCATCCTCTCCCCGCTGGACTTCACCGGCACGGCGACGGCCGCGTCCCTGCTGGCCGTCATCGGCTGCGCCTCGGTGGGGAGGCGGTGGCCCGGGGGGCTCTGGCTGCTGATTGCCCCCCTGCTCTTCGGCCTCGCGGCCTCGGCCGCGCGGCAGTACCCCTTCCACGGCCGGCTGGCGTTCTACCTCGTGCCGACCTTCCACATGCTCCTCGCCGAGGGGATCGCGGCGGTCGGCCGGCGCTCGCAGTGGATCCTCACCGTCGCGCTGGCGGGCTTCTTCCTCTACGGGGAGGCCGCGGAGATCGCCTGGCACCACATCATCCAGGGCCGCTTCCGCACGTACGACTCGCACGGCGACCTGAAGAACGACCTCCTGGACGAGCTGGAATTCCGCCGCCACCCGCGGAGGCCGCCCCCGCCCCCGCCCTTGCCCGCGCCCGAGTCGGCCCCGGCCGAGCCGGCACCCTGACGGATGGGGCCGGCCCCGCGCCGCTCACAGCCGGCCGATCCACTCCGAGGCCGGGATCACCTCGCTGAGGAACTGGGCCTGGGCGGCCAGGATGGACCGTTGCATCTCCTCGGCCGTGACCTCGCCGCCGGGATTGGAGAGCGAGAGCGTCCCCGTCGCGTCGCGGAGGAACTCCGACTTGAAACCTCGGTGGACCGCCTGGCGGGCCGTGGTGTCGCAGCACATGTGCGTCATGTATCCGGCGATGGCGACCGTGTCGATGCCCTGCTCGCGGAGCCAGCCTTCCAGCGGCGTCCCCGTGAAGCTGCCCGGGAGCGACTTCTCGATGAGCAGGTCGCGAGGCCGCCCGGCGACCTCGGGATGGAGCTGCCAGGTTTCGCTCCCCTTGCGGAAGATCGGCCCGTCTTCCGTGTGATGCTGGATGACGACGATGGGGACTTTCCCCGCCGCGGCGTCCATGACCTCGAGGATTCTGTCGAGGTGCCCGGCGGGATGGGTGATCGGCAGGGCGCCGGTGAAGTACTCATTCTGCACGTCGATGACCAGCAGCGCGCGTCGCATGATGACTCCGAGGCGAAAGTGGGTCATCCAGCAATATGCCACGCCTCAATTGTCCGCCCTCGGTCGAGCCCGAGGAAGCCGGCCCGTATTCGGGCCGTGCGATTTCCTTGCTTCTCATCCTGATTGTTGGGCTCGCAACGCGTCCGCTTCTGGCCCGAGCAGGGGCCCGCGGCTATCATGAGGTCGCGTTGCGTTGATCGCTGTGTTCCGTTTTGTGGTGAACTCATCCCAGGCTCGAAAAGGTGCCGATGGACGCGACATTTCGCCTCGCCAGAAAAAATCGGAACGTGGGGCTGGGCGGTATTCTCGGGTTCACCGCGGCGCTCGCATTGACGCTCTATGTGGCGTGGACCGACCCGAAGATCCGCGACCCGCGCCTCCTTGTCGTCTTGGCCGGCGGCTTCTACATGTTCATGACAGGCCTATCGGCATTGCTGCTCGCGAGCTACTATTGTCAGCGATTGATGCTCCGGGGAGAGCGAGTCCAACTCTTGGGGCTATTCCAGAGTATCGAAGTCGACCTGTGCAGCGTGACCCGGGCCCGGTGGCGGCCCGGAGAACTGACCTTGTGGGATAACTCGACGAGGCTGACGATCGACTTCCGGGTCTATCAGTGGAGTCGCGAGGAGCGGGACGAGTTGATCCGAGTTGTGCGTTCCGCGCTCGACCCGGAGATTCAGACGGGCTGGGACCTCTTCGCCTACAAGATGGGCTACGGCCTGCCGCGAAGACCTCCCGGGGAACCCGGTCCGGCCGAGGTCCTCCTGACTCGAAGCCTCTGGACGCGCTACTTCCTGCCGCTCGTCATCCTGGCAGTCGTCGGCGGCGTGACTGCCTGGAGGCTCACGGGGAATCCTCGCTTTCTGACCGCCCCGTCTGCACCCCTGCTCCTCTGGGGAGTTCTGCGATATACGACCCCGGCCGAGGGGATCGTCTCGTCGAAGATACATGCCCGTTCTGTGAAGGACGCCGGACGATTCCTGGTCTTCCTCCTGGTCTGGGGAACCGTCGGAATCGCGGCCATCATATGGGCATCTTGGCCTGGCTGGGAGAACCAGCCTATCCCGTTTATCGTGACCTTGGTCATCTGGATGTCGGTCCTCCTCTACGAGGCCGCCCGGGAGGACCGCCGCACCGCTCGCCGCGACCGCGAGGCCGCGGAACTTGCCGCCAAGGCCCGCGGCGAGCGAGGGAGGCAGGAGGTTGGGGTCCTGGAATGAATACGGCTCATCCGGCGGAAGCGCGCGCCGTCCGGGCCCTGCCGCGACGCCACGGCCGGTCGGGCCGGCGCGACGGCCAAGGCATGGGTCGCGCCACTGGGCGGTCCCGCGGGGCCGCCTCCGACTCTGCCGCGACCACCCGGGGCGACGCCCGGCGTAGCACCCTTCGGGCGAGGCCGTCCGGGTGGCTGTGGCGGAAGCGCAGCGACGCCACGGGATCGGCGCCGACGGCGCGAACGGCGCGGGCCCGCCCGGAAGGCCCGGGCGATCCCGTGGCATCGCCTGCGGCTCTGCCACAGCCACCCGGAGGGTCGGTGATCTCGACTCCGATCGTCCCCTCCCACGCCGGGCGCGCGCTTCAGCCGGATGAACCATGAATACGTCCAGTCTGCGGGCCGGCTCACCCGTCCGCGGTGGTGTCGGGATAGATCCTGGAGCCGGGGAGCTTCATGATCCGGGCGGCCAGCCTGCGGAATCCGCCGTTTCGCGAAATGACGAGGACCTGGCCCGGCAGCTCCATACGGCGGCTGAGCTGCTGGACCAGGACGCGGCCAGGCTCGTCCCCGAGGCCCCAGCGAAAGGCCTTGCCGCCGAGGCAGAGGACGAAGAGGGGCCGGCGGGGGAGGGATCGCAGCCGCTTGCGGGCGAGCCAGGCCCCGGCGCAGGTGGGCTGGGCCGCGAGCAGGGCGAGCAGCGGGGCCAGGGCGTCGTCATCGAGGCCGTGGGGGAGGAAGTCATCGGACGGCCCGACCGAGGCGCGCTCGAGGCGGTCGCCCTCGACGGCGGCCTCGTGCGCGTCCAGGCGGGCGCGGACCTCGCGGAGGCGATCCGCCCGGCCCGTCTCCCGGTAGTGGGCGGCGAGGAGCTCGCAGGCCGTCTTCATCCAGTTCTCGTCGGCGTCGTCGACGACCCGCAGGAGCAATCGCTCGCCCCCCGCGTCGCCCAGGCGGAGGCGGCAGTGGCCCAGCATGACGGTCCCGCCGACGTGGTCCGGGGCATGCCGGAGCAGCTCCTCGAGGATGGGGACGGCGGCGTCCGGCCCGCGATGGTCGGCCGACTCGCGGGCGCGGTCCCACAGGGCGGCGATCGCGGCCGCGGAAAGGGGCGAGGGGCCGGGATCGCCGGCGTCCGCCCCCGGAGTCTCCTCGGGCTCCGCCCTCGCGGCGGGATCGTCGGCCGGCGGGATCGCCGCCGGGGCCCCTGCCGCCGAGGAGGCCGCCGGAGTCGCCGCCGCGATGGGACTCGCCTCCGGCCTCGACGCCCTCCTGGCCTCGGCGGCGGCCCAGCGGTGGCGATCGCGCCAGGAGGCCCGGGCGGACCGTCGCCATTCCTCCGCGAGCTCGCGCTCGATCGCCGGCAGCGTCGCGCCGATCAGGGACGCGGCCGAGGGCTCCGCCGCGGCGGGGAAGCCCGCCTCCCGGAGCCGCTCCCGATCCTGCCCGAGGGCCCGGAGCCGCTCGGGGAGGGCCGGGTGGCTGCTGTCGATGGCGGTCAACTGGGCGAGCGCACGCCCGATCCAGCGGGCCGCGTCGGCGGGCGACGGGGCGACCGGGATGGCGAGCCGCAGCCGATCGAAGAGGTCATCGGGCGGCTCGGGCATCTCGCCGGCGAGCCCGTGGAGGTCGGGCCAGAACCGCTCGGAGATCCACTCGCCGCGGCACTCGGTCCGCCAGAGGGCCCCGGCCATGACCCCCGCGCCGGCGACCTCCGCCCCGACCCGGTCGGCGTGGAACTCGTGGAGCCGGGACAGGACGACGGCCCTCGCGTGGAGCCGCGGCCAGTACCAGCCCAGGAACCGCATCACGGCGCCGCGGACCGTGCCGTCCAGGGCCCCCGTGATCGGCGACTGCATGCGCCCGACCGCGTGGCACCACGCGCGGTGGAGGCGATAGATCCGGCCGTTCCTCATCCCGTGCCGGGCCGAGAGGTGGGCGAACTCGTGCGCGAAGATCGACCGCAGCTCGTCGGGCGAGAGGACCATGGCCAGGGGCAGGCCGATCTCGAGCGTCGAGCGGCCGAGCCCCAGGAAGCCCAGGCGGGGCACGTCGAGGACGCTCGCGTTGTAGGCGAGGGAGACGCGGATCTCGTCGAAGGGGCGGCAGTCGAGCCGCCGTCGCAGCTCGTCCAGCATGGCCCGCAGCTCGGGCGCCTCGCCCGGGCCCAGGAGGTGGCCCTGCCGGGGGGTCGGCTCGGCGAGGAGCAGGAAGCCGGCCTGGGAGAAGCAGTAGGCGAGCAGCCCCGCCCCCAGGGCCAGCAGCACGATCGCCGCGCCGGCCTCCGCCGCGACGACCACCCCCAGCACGCAGAGCGCGACGCCGCCGCCGAGCAGCCCCGCGATCCAGGACAGGAGCGCCCCCCGCCCGATCCGCACCCAGCGCACGACGGCCCGCTCCAGCGCCCGCGGACGGCCGGCGTAGCGGGCCTCCACCCATCTCACCAGGTCGTCGAAGGCCTCTCGCTTCATGGCCTCTCCGCGACGCCCCCCCGCTCGACGGCCCGCTTCACCAGCAGGTACGGCGGCCTGCGGAGCACGTTGAACCGCGCGGCCGCCCCGAGATACTCGGCCCGCTTCGCGGGGAAACGCGTGGCGAGGTCGCACAGGAGCAGGGCCTTGTTGTCCACGTCGGTGCTGTTCCGCAGGACGTCGGCGATCGCCGGCGGGGCGGTCGCGTCCAGGATCCGCGCTTCGTTCTCCTGCAGCGTCCCCAGGGAGCCCATCGCCTTGAGG from Aquisphaera giovannonii includes these protein-coding regions:
- a CDS encoding cysteine hydrolase family protein, which gives rise to MRRALLVIDVQNEYFTGALPITHPAGHLDRILEVMDAAAGKVPIVVIQHHTEDGPIFRKGSETWQLHPEVAGRPRDLLIEKSLPGSFTGTPLEGWLREQGIDTVAIAGYMTHMCCDTTARQAVHRGFKSEFLRDATGTLSLSNPGGEVTAEEMQRSILAAQAQFLSEVIPASEWIGRL
- a CDS encoding ATP-dependent Clp protease proteolytic subunit, yielding MPLVPIVIERSGREERAMDIYSRLLQDRIIILGTAIDDNVANLIVAQMLVLAHQDAKADIHLYINSPGGSVTAGMAIYDTMQWVPCDVATYCIGQCASMGSLLLTAGAKGKRNALPHSRIMIHQPLAGMEGTATEILIHAEEFIRMKKQLNGIYNKHTGQTLEKLQEDTDRDRFMGPDEAKEYGLIDNVVDRAPMFPANPERV
- a CDS encoding enoyl-ACP reductase FabI is translated as MGIFSGKKGLVLGVANDYSIAWAISQKLIEEGAEVGFTHLPGEKMERRVRKLTDPIGAKVLVPCDVQKDEDVASAFDKTAEAFGSLDFVLHSIAFAPIADIKCPFVESSRDGFKTAMDISVYSLVAVSRNAARFMPEGGSILTLTYLGGERVVSGYNMMGVCKAALDASVKYLAYDLGPKKIRVNAVSAGPVKTLAASAVGDADALAGLYEAVSPMQRNIDRAEVGSAGMFLLSDLASGITGEILHVDCGYNVMGSPGRAIEASKAGKL
- a CDS encoding (deoxy)nucleoside triphosphate pyrophosphohydrolase, whose product is MSDAGAGRPEAPTLVGIGLIRRGGRFYVQRRPRGAVYAGYWEFPGGKCEPGEAPEAAVARECLEETGLAVVVGRLRHVIEHRYPHGLVRLHVFDCEPVDPSAEPGPGHEYRWVRPDELETLRFPEANEPVLRELAGSAQDEARPAG
- a CDS encoding M48 family metallopeptidase, producing MKREAFDDLVRWVEARYAGRPRALERAVVRWVRIGRGALLSWIAGLLGGGVALCVLGVVVAAEAGAAIVLLALGAGLLAYCFSQAGFLLLAEPTPRQGHLLGPGEAPELRAMLDELRRRLDCRPFDEIRVSLAYNASVLDVPRLGFLGLGRSTLEIGLPLAMVLSPDELRSIFAHEFAHLSARHGMRNGRIYRLHRAWCHAVGRMQSPITGALDGTVRGAVMRFLGWYWPRLHARAVVLSRLHEFHADRVGAEVAGAGVMAGALWRTECRGEWISERFWPDLHGLAGEMPEPPDDLFDRLRLAIPVAPSPADAARWIGRALAQLTAIDSSHPALPERLRALGQDRERLREAGFPAAAEPSAASLIGATLPAIERELAEEWRRSARASWRDRHRWAAAEARRASRPEASPIAAATPAASSAAGAPAAIPPADDPAARAEPEETPGADAGDPGPSPLSAAAIAALWDRARESADHRGPDAAVPILEELLRHAPDHVGGTVMLGHCRLRLGDAGGERLLLRVVDDADENWMKTACELLAAHYRETGRADRLREVRARLDAHEAAVEGDRLERASVGPSDDFLPHGLDDDALAPLLALLAAQPTCAGAWLARKRLRSLPRRPLFVLCLGGKAFRWGLGDEPGRVLVQQLSRRMELPGQVLVISRNGGFRRLAARIMKLPGSRIYPDTTADG